Proteins found in one Cricetulus griseus strain 17A/GY chromosome X, alternate assembly CriGri-PICRH-1.0, whole genome shotgun sequence genomic segment:
- the LOC113839310 gene encoding coiled-coil-helix-coiled-coil-helix domain-containing protein 2-like produces the protein MLCGSRSRSSRVDPPASLAPQMRVAPRQALAVGSPAAAPRQPGLMAQIATTATGVAVGSAGGPTLGHAITGGFSGGGSAEPARPDITYQDPQGTQQQGPCSLEIKQFLECAQNQ, from the coding sequence ATGCTGTGTGGAAGCCGAAGCCGCTCTTCCCGGGTGGACCCTCCGGCCAGCCTGGCCCCTCAGATGAGGGTTGCTCCAAGACAGGCGCTTGCAGTTGGCTCCCCTGCTGCTGCACCCAGGCAGCCAGGCCTGATGGCCCAGATTGCAACCACTGCAACTGGTGTGGCTGTGGGCTCAGCAGGGGGTCCCACTCTGGGTCATGCCATCACTGGGGGCTTCAGTGGAGGTGGCAGTGCTGAGCCTGCAAGGCCTGACATCACTTACCAGGACCCCCAGGGAACCCAGCAACAAGGGCCATGCTCTCTTGAGATCAAACAATTTCTGGAATGTGCCCAGAATCAGTGA
- the LOC100769405 gene encoding protein SSXA1-like codes for MKTECCRVKRPGEPLNEPKKIVQPFQDICAYFSEEEWAKLTKWQKSAYMYMKRNYVRMTGLGVTVNQPVFMRCKEQVKEPPAECDKANGPDSKGVKNVRVNAWTHRLRERKKRVIYEEISDPEEDEDDDDDDNDDDDDDDD; via the exons ATGAAAACCGAGTGTTGCCGTGTGAAGAGACCTGGAGAACCACTTAATGAACCAAAGAAGATCGTTCAG cCCTTCCAGGATATTTGCGCATATTTTTCGGAGGAAGAGTGGGCAAAGCTGACCAAATGGCAGAAAAGTGCCTACATGTATATGAAAAGGAACTATGTCAGAATGACTGGCCTAG GGGTCACAGTCAACCAACCAGTTTTCATGCGTTGCAAGGAACAGGTCAAAGAACCTCCAGCGGAATGTGATAAAGCTAATGGCCCTGATAGTAAAG GAGTCAAAAACGTTCGGGTAAATGCCTGGACCCACCGgttgagggaaaggaagaagcgAGTGATATATGAAGAGATCAGTGATCCCGAAGAGGACGaggatgacgatgatgatgataatgatgatgatgacgacgacgacgactGA